The DNA window GACGCGTTCGCACCGAATTATCTGCCCGCGCTGGCGGGAACACAGCATCGACAAGCAGGATGCCGCCATGAAGTATGGTTATTTCGACGACAAAGCCCGCGAGTATGTGATCACACGGCCGGATACGCCGTTGCCGTGGATCAACTACATCGGTTGCCAGGGCTATTTCGGCATCCTGTCGGCCACTGGTGGTGGCTATTCTTACTATCGCGACGCCCGCCTGCGCCGGCTGACCCGCGGCCGCTACAACAACGTGCCGGCCGATTTCGGCGGTCGTTACGTCTACGTCCGCGACAACACCAGCGGCGATTACTGGTCGCCGTCGTGGATGCCGACCCAGTCGGATCTTGAGGACTATAGCTGCCGTCATGGCATGGGCTATTCCACCATCTCGGCCAAGCGCTCGGGCATCCGCACCGCCACCCGCTATTTCGTGCCGCTCGACGAGACGCTGGAGATCTGGCAGACAACCGTCACCAACGAGCGGCTGACGCCGGCCGACGTATCGATCTTCTCGTCGGTAGAATTCTGTCTGTGGGAAGCCAACGACGACGCCACCAACTATCAGCGCAACCTCTCCACTGGCCAGGTCGAGGTCGAGGATGAGGTCATCTATCACAAGACCGAGTATCGCGAGCGCCGCAACCACTTCGCCTGGTTCTCCTGCTCGGAGCCGCTCGCCGGCTTCGATACGCAGCGCGAAAGCTTCCTCGGACCTTGGCGCGGCTGGAACAAGCCGATTGCCGTCGAGGAAGGCAAGTCGCGCAACTCGATCGCCTATGGCTGGTCGCCGATGGGTTCGCACCATGTGAAGTTGACGCTCGCCCCGGGCGAGAGCCGCCAGATCATCTACGTGCTCGGCTACCATGAGAATCCGAACGAGCTGAAGTTCGATCCGCCGGGTTCGCAGACCGTCAACAAGACAACCGTCAAGCCGATCATCGCCAAATATCGCGACGTCAAGAACGTCGAGGCGGCCTTCGCGGCGCTCGGCAAACATTGGGACGAGTTGCTTGGCGTTTATCAGGTTGCCTCGCCAGACGAACATGCCAACCGCATGGTCAACATCTGGAACGCCTACCAGTGCATGGCCACCTTCAACATGTCGCGCTCTGCCTCGTCATTCGAAACGGGCATCGGTCGCGGCCTCGGTTTCCGCGATTCCAACCAAGATCTCTTGGGATTCGTGCACATGGTGCCGTCGCGAGCCCGCGAGCGCATCCTTGACCTTGCGGCAACTCAGCTTTCGAGCGGTGGGGCGTATCATCAGTACCAGCCGCTGACCAAGAAGGGCAACAACGACATCGGCGGCGACTTCAACGACGACCCGCACTGGCTGATCATCGGCGTCGCTGCTTACCTCAAAGAGACCGGCGACTTCTCGATCCTCGACGAGCCCGTCGTGTTCGACAACCAGCCGGGCACCGAGGTGCCACTCTACGAGCATCTTCGCCGTTCGATCCAGTACGCGCTCGACCGGCTCGGCCCGCACGGCCTGCCGCTGATCGGCCGCGCCGACTGGAACGACTGCCTCAACCTCAACTGCTTCTCCGACACGCCCGGCCAGTCGTTCCAGACGACCACCAGCAAGGACGGCAAGGTGGCGGAGTCGGTGTTCATCGGCGCGCTGATGGTGCTGTCGGCCCGCGAGCTATCCGCCCTGGCAAAC is part of the Pleomorphomonas sp. PLEO genome and encodes:
- a CDS encoding GH36-type glycosyl hydrolase domain-containing protein, translated to MKYGYFDDKAREYVITRPDTPLPWINYIGCQGYFGILSATGGGYSYYRDARLRRLTRGRYNNVPADFGGRYVYVRDNTSGDYWSPSWMPTQSDLEDYSCRHGMGYSTISAKRSGIRTATRYFVPLDETLEIWQTTVTNERLTPADVSIFSSVEFCLWEANDDATNYQRNLSTGQVEVEDEVIYHKTEYRERRNHFAWFSCSEPLAGFDTQRESFLGPWRGWNKPIAVEEGKSRNSIAYGWSPMGSHHVKLTLAPGESRQIIYVLGYHENPNELKFDPPGSQTVNKTTVKPIIAKYRDVKNVEAAFAALGKHWDELLGVYQVASPDEHANRMVNIWNAYQCMATFNMSRSASSFETGIGRGLGFRDSNQDLLGFVHMVPSRARERILDLAATQLSSGGAYHQYQPLTKKGNNDIGGDFNDDPHWLIIGVAAYLKETGDFSILDEPVVFDNQPGTEVPLYEHLRRSIQYALDRLGPHGLPLIGRADWNDCLNLNCFSDTPGQSFQTTTSKDGKVAESVFIGALMVLSARELSALANQIGKADDATFYADVAKKMDETVRTEGWDGEWFVRAYDDFGRKIGSKENEEGKIFIESQGFAALAGIGVDDGKARSALDAVRKHLATPHGIVLQQPAYSRYYIEYGEISTYPPGYKENAGIFCHNNPWVVIGEVVLGNGDAAFDYYSRISPSVREGISDVHRLEPYVYAQMIAGRDAPTHGEAKNSWLTGTAAWNYYAITQWILGIRPEYTGLRIAPVVPERWTDFTASRVFRGVTYDISVKRNGAGNAVSLIVDGKPIAGDIVPPPAKGVKSVKVEAVLG